Part of the Streptococcus ilei genome is shown below.
TTCGATGGTCTTCATAAAGGCCCCTTCTCCAACGGTCACATCCAGAAGGATTGCATCTGCTCCAGCAGCAATCTTCTTACTCATAACGGAACTCGCAATCAAGGGAATCGTGTCAACTGTTGCCGTCACATCCCGAAGCGCATAGAGAAGCTTATCTGCTAGGACCAATTGGTCAGACTGTCCGATAACAGAAAGACCAATGTCTTGCACTTGTTTGATGAACTCTTCTTGGGTCCGCTCAATTTGGAATCCTTTGATAGATTCTAGTTTATCAATAGTCCCACCTGTATGTCCAAGGCCACGACCACTCATCTTGGCTACTGGGACACCAAAGCTAGCTACTAGAGGGGCCAGCACAATCGTTACTTTATCCCCTACACCACCTGTAGAGTGTTTATCCACCTTAATGCCTTTAATAGCAGAGAGGTCGAATTGCTCCCCGGTTTCCACCATCTTCATGGTCAAATCTGAGATTTCTTGAGTTGTCATTCCTTTGAAGTAAACCGCCATGGCAAAGGCAGCCATTTGATAGTCTGGGACTGTTCCAGCCACATAGCCTTCAATCAGCCAGTGAATTTCTTCTTTACTCAATTCAATGCCATCACGTTTTTTCTGAATGATATCTACAGCTCTCATGTGGTTTTCTCACTCCTTAAAATATAATAACCCTTGTCTTTTTTGAGGATTTCACAATTTCCAAAGACTTCTTCCATCTTTGCCTTCGCACTTGGAGCACCCTGTTTTTTCTGAATGACAATGGTTAAGTCTCCACCAGGATTCAAATGGTCAAAGCTTCCAGAAAGTACTTCATGAACCACCTTTTTCCCAGCCCGAATCGGAGGATTACTGATAATATGATCAAAACTTTCCTCAACCTGATCATAGACATTGGATTGGAATATCTTTGCTTCTACTTGATTGAAAGCCGCGTTTTTCCGTGCTAGATCAAGAGCACGTGTATTGACGTCTACCATAGTAGCATGAACTCCTTGGGTCTTAACCAAAGAAAGCCCAAGTGGACCATATCCGCAACCAACGTCCAAAACCGTCTCTCCTTGCTGAAAAGACAGACAAGACAAGAGGACCTGACTGCCAAAGTCGATCATTTTCTTACTAAAAACGCCAGCATCCGTCAAAAATTTCATCCGCTCTCCTAGAAGGACCACATGTAACTCGTGGATATCATGTTGAGCATCTGGATGTTCATCATAGTACATTTTACTCATATTAGCATTATAGCATAATTTAACCTATTTTTAAATCGTTTACAGAAAACAACAAAACTGTTATACTAAAGGTCACTATGGAGGAAAGGCTTGCAATGGATAAAGAATTTCTACACTTCGAAAAAATCAATCGACAA
Proteins encoded:
- a CDS encoding class I SAM-dependent methyltransferase → MSKMYYDEHPDAQHDIHELHVVLLGERMKFLTDAGVFSKKMIDFGSQVLLSCLSFQQGETVLDVGCGYGPLGLSLVKTQGVHATMVDVNTRALDLARKNAAFNQVEAKIFQSNVYDQVEESFDHIISNPPIRAGKKVVHEVLSGSFDHLNPGGDLTIVIQKKQGAPSAKAKMEEVFGNCEILKKDKGYYILRSEKTT